A window of Glycine soja cultivar W05 chromosome 2, ASM419377v2, whole genome shotgun sequence genomic DNA:
CCAAAACTGTAACATCTATCCTCGCCTTCCAATGAGTGGCCAATTCAACGCCATCACCGCACAGGGACGAACCGACCCAAATCAAAACACGGGCACTTCCATCCACAACTGCACGATCCGACCAGCCGATGATTTGGCTACGAACATCGATGCCGCTGAAACTTATCTCGGAAGGCCCTGGAAAAATTACTCCCGGACGGTTTTCATGCAGAGCTTTATGGACATTGTCATCAATTCTGCTGGGTGGCGCGAATGGGACGGTGATTTTGCTTTTAGCACTTTGTATTATGCGGAGTTTAACAACACTGGACCTGGTTCTAGCACTGTCAACAGAGTCACGTGGCCGGGTTACCACGTCATTAATGCCACTGATGCTGCTAATTTTACGGTCTCTAACTTCTTGCTTGGTGATAACTGGCTGCCCCAGACCGGAGTGGCTTACGCCAGTAACTTGATATAGATGCATTAACTCACTCATTCATcactttgttcttattttaagttgtaatttcctctttgatattatttttttcttgttggtaaaaataaaatatgcaggCGATCAGTGAAATTGTACCGTACCCAATTCCTGCCATAGTGCAATGTGAAACCTAAAttgtttgaatttaatttaatagtattATTATGCAtagcaaaaattatatattttaaatattgtgCAAGGTTGATGTACAAAATAAACCCGAACGACTTCCTtataagattttcttttttacagcttctgaaaaaaaaaaaaaaaggaaaactctGCTCTAACACTCTCGATGTGCATTATTCTAACACAACATATTCGTGCTTGCATGATTCAATCCAAACACCCAATTCAACACAACGCTAGTTATTCTCTCTCACCTAACTAAAAAACTCAAAACCACCTTGTAGATCAAATCCCCGGGACTTGCGTAATtgtgaagaaagaaagaaaaaaaaaatatagcatcATAACGAGAGAGAGGAGCAAACATGTTAGAATTTAGGTACGAGCGGCCAACATGGCCTTGTTGATGGCGACGGCAATGTTGCACAATTGGCGAAACGACACACTCTTTCTAGACAGAACATCATCGTCCCCGGGGATAGAATCGTCACATGTATCAATCGCAGCCAATGCAGCCTTGAGCCATACCTGAGCATCAAGCTTGTCATTGTTCAATATGGACGCAACAGCATCCTGAATTTGGCCCTCTGCGTCCAACAGATTCTCTTTGCAATCAGCCAACCCCTGTTGAATCTTAGGTTCCAAATCTTGGTTGTCGATCATTCTCTTACAATCATTTAGTATGCCGCTCGCGTTTGATGCCGCCGCCTTCAGCGATATCAATGCCAGCTCCTGTAGGTCCGCATGATCACTATCTGGGTCCGAGGAAAGCACCTGCATGCACAATTCATCGTTTCCCCTGTTTTTGCATATGCTCTTTATTAGC
This region includes:
- the LOC114378766 gene encoding pectinesterase inhibitor 3-like; its protein translation is MESKTNYLPVLAICMCLIIAHGAAEEKIGKELIKSICKNRGNDELCMQVLSSDPDSDHADLQELALISLKAAASNASGILNDCKRMIDNQDLEPKIQQGLADCKENLLDAEGQIQDAVASILNNDKLDAQVWLKAALAAIDTCDDSIPGDDDVLSRKSVSFRQLCNIAVAINKAMLAART